In Mycolicibacterium alvei, a single window of DNA contains:
- the otsB gene encoding trehalose-phosphatase — protein sequence MTLPVELQDALARAARIPRLLITSDFDGTLAPIVNNPADARPLRDAADTLIALADLPGTATALISGRALEVLRDLSGMPTAVHLVGSHGAEFDSGFAHPIDRARLDQIAAELTAIARNRPGVTVEIKPASVALHVRNAEPADADSACAQARAASAAWEAELTEGKAVLEFAVITTDKGEAIDVLRDEHSASTVIYFGDDVTDEKAFRRLRDGDVGVKVGPGQTLAGYRVDEPEDVAAALKYLLDARRSAETVFRQEKAE from the coding sequence GTGACCCTTCCCGTCGAACTCCAGGACGCACTGGCCCGGGCCGCACGCATACCCAGGCTGCTGATCACCTCCGATTTCGACGGCACCCTCGCCCCGATCGTGAACAACCCGGCCGACGCGCGCCCGCTGCGCGACGCCGCCGATACGCTCATCGCACTCGCCGACCTGCCCGGCACCGCGACCGCCCTGATCTCAGGGCGCGCCCTCGAGGTACTGCGGGATCTTTCGGGCATGCCCACGGCAGTGCACCTCGTCGGCAGCCACGGCGCCGAGTTCGACTCCGGATTCGCCCACCCGATCGATCGCGCCCGGCTCGATCAGATCGCCGCCGAACTCACCGCGATCGCCCGTAACCGGCCCGGGGTGACCGTCGAAATCAAACCCGCAAGCGTGGCCCTGCACGTGCGCAACGCCGAACCTGCCGACGCCGACTCCGCGTGCGCGCAGGCACGTGCGGCGTCAGCGGCCTGGGAGGCCGAGCTGACCGAGGGCAAGGCCGTCCTCGAGTTCGCCGTGATCACCACCGACAAGGGCGAGGCGATCGACGTCCTGCGCGACGAGCACAGCGCGTCGACGGTGATCTATTTCGGCGACGACGTCACCGACGAGAAGGCGTTCCGGCGGCTGCGCGACGGCGACGTGGGCGTCAAGGTCGGACCGGGCCAGACGCTGGCCGGGTACCGGGTGGACGAGCCCGAAGATGTTGCGGCCGCACTGAAATACCTGCTCGACGCGCGCCGCTCCGCCGAAACGGTATTCCGGCAGGAAAAGGCCGAGTAG
- a CDS encoding mycofactocin-coupled SDR family oxidoreductase translates to MTGRVEGKVAFVTGAARGQGRSHALRLAQEGADIIAVDVCGPVTDTTAIPASTPDDLAETADLVKGLNRRIVTTEVDVRDFAALKEAVDSGVEQLGRLDIVVANAGIGNGGDVLHETKESDWDDMIGVNLSGVWKSVKAAVPHILSGGRGGSIILTSSVGGLKAYPHTGHYIAAKHGVIGLMRSFAVELGQHSIRVNSVCPTNVNTPMFMNEGTMKLFRPDLENPGPDDMAVVAQLMHVLPIGWVEPVDISNAVLFLASDEARYITGLPVTVDAGSMLK, encoded by the coding sequence ATGACTGGTCGGGTAGAGGGCAAAGTCGCCTTCGTTACCGGTGCGGCGCGCGGACAGGGACGCAGTCATGCACTGCGATTGGCGCAAGAGGGTGCTGACATCATCGCGGTCGACGTCTGCGGCCCGGTCACCGACACCACTGCCATTCCGGCGTCCACGCCGGACGACCTTGCCGAGACGGCGGATCTGGTCAAGGGTCTCAATCGCCGCATCGTCACCACCGAGGTCGATGTCCGTGACTTCGCTGCGCTCAAGGAGGCCGTCGACAGCGGTGTCGAGCAGTTGGGCCGTCTCGACATCGTGGTTGCCAACGCCGGCATCGGCAACGGTGGCGATGTCCTGCACGAGACCAAAGAGTCCGACTGGGACGACATGATCGGCGTCAACCTGTCCGGCGTCTGGAAGTCTGTGAAAGCCGCAGTGCCGCACATTCTTTCCGGTGGACGTGGCGGTTCGATCATCCTGACCAGCTCGGTCGGCGGGCTCAAGGCCTACCCGCACACCGGTCACTACATCGCGGCCAAGCACGGGGTGATCGGTCTGATGCGCAGCTTCGCGGTGGAATTGGGGCAGCACTCGATCAGGGTCAACTCGGTGTGCCCGACGAACGTCAACACGCCGATGTTCATGAACGAGGGCACGATGAAGCTGTTCCGTCCCGACCTGGAGAACCCGGGTCCCGACGACATGGCCGTGGTCGCCCAGCTGATGCACGTGCTTCCGATCGGCTGGGTCGAGCCGGTCGACATCAGTAATGCGGTGTTGTTCCTGGCCTCGGATGAGGCCCGTTACATCACCGGTCTGCCGGTCACGGTGGATGCGGGCAGCATGCTCAAGTAG
- the hsaB gene encoding 3-hydroxy-9,10-secoandrosta-1,3,5(10)-triene-9,17-dione monooxygenase reductase subunit — MTQAQPLDPRTFRNVLGQFCTGVTVITTLHDDVPIGFACQSFAALSLDPPLVLFCPTKQSRAWQAIEASGKFCVNMLHENQQHVSAQFGSKAPDKFAGIDWTPSELGSPVIDGSLAHIDCNVHSVHDGGDHFVVFGAVHSLSEVPKRKPRPLLFYRGEYTGIEPDKNTPAQWRDDLDAFLTATTPDTWL; from the coding sequence ATGACCCAGGCTCAGCCGCTCGACCCGCGCACGTTCCGAAATGTGCTCGGCCAGTTCTGCACTGGCGTCACGGTGATCACCACCCTGCACGATGACGTACCGATCGGCTTTGCCTGCCAGTCATTTGCGGCGCTGTCGCTCGATCCGCCGTTGGTGTTGTTCTGCCCCACCAAGCAGTCGCGGGCGTGGCAGGCGATCGAGGCCAGCGGAAAATTCTGCGTGAACATGCTGCACGAGAATCAGCAGCATGTGTCCGCGCAGTTCGGCTCCAAGGCGCCGGACAAGTTCGCCGGAATCGATTGGACGCCATCGGAACTCGGCTCTCCGGTCATTGACGGCAGCCTCGCCCACATCGACTGCAACGTCCATTCCGTGCACGACGGCGGGGATCACTTCGTGGTGTTCGGTGCGGTGCATTCGCTGTCCGAGGTCCCCAAACGCAAGCCCCGGCCGCTGCTGTTCTACCGCGGCGAGTACACCGGGATCGAGCCGGACAAGAACACTCCGGCGCAGTGGCGTGATGATCTGGACGCATTCCTCACCGCCACCACGCCTGATACCTGGCTCTGA
- a CDS encoding LacI family DNA-binding transcriptional regulator, which produces MPRSPHPPRRATLASLAAELKVSRTTISNAYNRPDQLSTELRDRIFDAAKRLGYAGPDPVARSLRTRRAGAVGLIITEPLNYSFSDPAALDFVAGLAESCEAAGQGLLLVAIGPNRSFEDGSAAVLAAGVDGFVVYSASDDDPYLSVVRQRQLPVVVVDQPKDVPGVSRVGIDDRGAMRQLAEHVLELGHRDIGLLTMRLGRDWIHAGTKPALADPDRVLTPHFHVQRERIHGVYDAMAAAGLAPDRLTVVESYDHLPTSGGAAAEVALDANPRITALMCTADVLALSAMDYLRSRGIYVPGQMTVTGFDGVPDALRRGLSTVVQSSMAKGRRAGELLHNPPRDGLPVIDVLETEVVRGRTSGPPA; this is translated from the coding sequence ATGCCAAGGAGTCCTCACCCGCCGCGGCGGGCCACCCTGGCTTCGTTGGCGGCCGAACTGAAGGTTTCGCGGACCACGATCTCCAACGCGTACAACCGGCCTGACCAGTTGTCCACCGAGCTTCGCGACCGGATCTTCGATGCGGCCAAGCGGTTGGGCTACGCCGGACCGGATCCGGTGGCCCGGTCGCTGCGCACCCGGCGGGCCGGTGCGGTGGGACTGATCATCACCGAGCCGCTCAACTACTCGTTCAGTGATCCCGCCGCGCTGGATTTCGTTGCCGGGCTTGCCGAATCCTGCGAGGCGGCTGGGCAGGGGCTGTTGTTGGTGGCCATCGGTCCCAACCGCAGTTTCGAGGACGGTTCGGCGGCCGTACTCGCCGCGGGTGTCGACGGATTCGTGGTGTATTCGGCCTCCGACGACGATCCGTATCTGTCGGTGGTGCGTCAGCGGCAGTTGCCCGTCGTGGTGGTCGATCAGCCTAAGGACGTTCCCGGGGTCTCGCGGGTCGGCATCGACGATCGCGGCGCGATGCGGCAATTGGCCGAGCATGTGCTCGAACTGGGTCATCGCGACATCGGCCTGCTGACCATGCGGCTGGGTCGCGACTGGATACACGCCGGCACGAAACCCGCACTGGCAGATCCAGATCGGGTTCTGACTCCGCACTTCCATGTGCAGCGCGAACGGATCCACGGGGTGTACGACGCGATGGCAGCTGCCGGCCTGGCGCCGGACAGGCTGACCGTGGTGGAGAGCTACGACCATCTGCCGACGTCCGGCGGAGCTGCTGCCGAGGTGGCGCTGGACGCCAACCCCCGCATCACCGCGCTGATGTGCACCGCCGACGTACTGGCCTTGTCGGCCATGGACTATCTGCGTTCCCGCGGCATCTATGTGCCCGGGCAGATGACGGTGACCGGTTTCGACGGGGTGCCCGACGCGTTGCGCCGAGGCCTGTCCACGGTCGTGCAGTCCAGTATGGCCAAGGGGCGCAGAGCCGGTGAATTGCTGCACAATCCGCCGCGGGACGGGCTGCCGGTGATCGACGTGCTGGAAACCGAGGTGGTGCGCGGCCGGACGTCTGGCCCGCCGGCCTGA
- the hsaD gene encoding 4,5:9,10-diseco-3-hydroxy-5,9,17-trioxoandrosta-1(10),2-diene-4-oate hydrolase, whose translation MTATQEITFESTSRYAQVRDDMRLHYHEAGDPNAQTIVLLHGGGPGASSWSNFGRNIAVLAEHYHVIAVDQPGYGHSDKHTEHEQYNRYSAKALLGLFDHLGLQGRIPLLGNSLGGGTAVRFALDYPDRAGKLILMGPGGLSVNLFAPDPTEGVKALAKFNFEPTRENLEAFIRIMVFDQKLVTPELVDERFAIASTPESLAATRAMGKSFAGADFELGMMWREVYKLRQPVLLIWGREDRVNPLDGALVALKQIPRVQLHVFGQCGHWAQVEKFDEFNQLTIDFLGG comes from the coding sequence ATGACTGCCACTCAAGAGATCACGTTCGAATCCACCTCGAGGTACGCGCAGGTCCGCGATGACATGCGGCTGCACTACCACGAGGCGGGCGATCCCAACGCGCAGACCATCGTGCTGTTGCACGGCGGTGGCCCCGGTGCCTCGAGCTGGTCGAACTTCGGCCGCAACATCGCGGTGCTGGCCGAGCACTACCACGTGATCGCGGTCGACCAGCCCGGTTACGGGCACTCGGACAAGCACACCGAGCACGAGCAGTACAACCGCTACAGCGCCAAGGCGCTGCTGGGCCTGTTCGACCACCTCGGTCTGCAGGGCCGGATCCCGCTGCTGGGCAACTCGCTCGGCGGCGGCACCGCGGTGCGCTTCGCGCTGGACTACCCCGACCGGGCGGGCAAGCTCATCCTGATGGGCCCCGGCGGACTCAGCGTCAACCTGTTCGCGCCCGACCCGACCGAAGGTGTCAAGGCCCTCGCGAAGTTCAACTTCGAACCGACGCGGGAGAACCTCGAGGCCTTCATCCGGATCATGGTGTTCGACCAGAAGCTGGTCACTCCGGAACTGGTCGACGAGCGGTTCGCCATCGCGAGCACGCCCGAATCGCTGGCTGCCACCCGCGCGATGGGTAAGTCGTTCGCCGGTGCGGACTTCGAGCTCGGCATGATGTGGCGCGAGGTCTACAAGCTGCGCCAGCCGGTGCTGCTGATTTGGGGCCGTGAGGACCGGGTCAATCCGCTCGACGGCGCACTGGTGGCACTCAAGCAGATTCCGAGGGTCCAGCTGCATGTCTTCGGGCAGTGTGGACACTGGGCTCAGGTCGAGAAGTTCGACGAGTTCAACCAACTCACCATCGATTTCCTTGGGGGTTAG
- the kstR gene encoding cholesterol catabolism transcriptional regulator KstR yields MSSAPQQAGSEPSGSDTRPREVLNVAVLAESELGSEAQRERRKRILDATLAIASKGGYEAVQMRAVAERADVAVGTLYRYFPSKVHLLVSALGREFERIDAKTDRAALAGGTPYQRLSFMVGKLNRAMQRNPLLTEAMTRAFVFADASAAGEVDHVGKLMDSMFARAMSDGEPTEDQYHIARVISDVWLSNLLAWLTRRASATDVSKRLDLAVRLLIGAEDKPKI; encoded by the coding sequence ATGTCCAGCGCACCACAACAGGCAGGCAGCGAACCGTCCGGGTCAGACACCCGACCGCGTGAGGTCCTGAACGTGGCCGTCCTCGCCGAATCCGAACTCGGCTCAGAAGCTCAGCGGGAGCGCCGAAAGCGCATCCTGGACGCCACCCTGGCCATCGCCTCCAAGGGCGGCTACGAAGCCGTCCAGATGCGGGCCGTGGCCGAACGCGCCGATGTCGCCGTCGGCACGCTGTACCGCTACTTCCCGTCCAAGGTTCACCTGCTGGTGTCCGCCCTCGGCCGCGAGTTCGAGCGCATCGACGCCAAGACCGACCGGGCCGCCCTCGCCGGTGGCACCCCCTACCAGCGGCTGAGCTTCATGGTCGGCAAGCTGAACCGGGCCATGCAGCGCAATCCGCTGCTCACCGAGGCCATGACGCGGGCCTTCGTCTTCGCCGACGCCTCCGCGGCGGGCGAGGTCGATCATGTCGGCAAACTGATGGACTCGATGTTCGCCCGCGCGATGAGCGACGGCGAGCCGACCGAGGACCAGTACCACATCGCCCGCGTCATCTCGGACGTATGGCTGTCCAACCTGCTGGCCTGGCTGACCCGGCGCGCCTCGGCCACCGACGTCAGCAAGCGACTGGATCTGGCCGTGCGATTGCTGATCGGCGCCGAGGACAAACCTAAGATCTGA
- the hsaC gene encoding iron-dependent extradiol dioxygenase HsaC, producing MSIKALGYMRIEATDVAAWREFGLKVLGMVEGSAPDNVGIPGALYLRMDDFAARLVIVPGDRDRLLISGWEVADAPALQGLRETLSKAGVDFVEGTKDEIRERRVEGLIRFSDPAGNVLEAFYGAQYLGRRFVSPYGHKFVTSEQGLGHVVLTCDDDAAAQAFYQDVLGFKLRDSMQLPPQLAGRPADGDPIWLRFYGCNPRHHALAFMPMPNPTGIVHLMVEVENSDDVGLCLDRANRRKVKMSATLGRHINDKMLSFYMKTPGGFDMEFGCEGLEVEDESWIARESVGVSLWGHDFSVGFK from the coding sequence ATGAGCATCAAGGCACTCGGCTACATGCGCATCGAGGCCACCGACGTGGCCGCCTGGCGCGAGTTCGGGCTGAAGGTTCTGGGCATGGTCGAGGGCTCGGCCCCTGACAACGTGGGCATCCCGGGCGCACTGTACCTGCGGATGGACGACTTCGCGGCCCGGTTGGTGATCGTGCCCGGCGACCGCGACCGGCTACTGATCTCCGGCTGGGAGGTCGCCGACGCACCCGCGCTGCAAGGTCTGCGCGAGACGCTGTCCAAGGCGGGCGTCGACTTCGTCGAGGGCACCAAGGACGAGATCCGCGAGCGCCGGGTCGAGGGCCTGATCCGGTTCTCCGATCCCGCAGGCAATGTCCTCGAGGCGTTCTACGGCGCCCAGTACCTGGGGCGCCGGTTCGTCAGCCCGTACGGCCACAAGTTCGTCACCTCCGAGCAGGGGCTCGGGCACGTCGTGTTGACCTGCGACGACGATGCCGCGGCACAGGCGTTCTACCAGGATGTGCTGGGCTTCAAGCTGCGCGACTCGATGCAGCTGCCACCGCAGCTTGCGGGTCGCCCGGCCGACGGGGATCCGATCTGGCTGCGCTTCTACGGCTGTAATCCGCGCCACCACGCGCTGGCGTTCATGCCGATGCCCAACCCGACCGGCATTGTGCACCTGATGGTCGAGGTGGAGAACTCCGACGATGTCGGGCTGTGCCTGGACCGCGCCAACCGCCGTAAGGTCAAGATGTCGGCGACGTTGGGCCGGCACATCAACGACAAGATGCTGTCGTTCTACATGAAGACCCCAGGTGGGTTCGACATGGAATTCGGTTGTGAGGGATTGGAAGTCGAGGACGAGAGCTGGATCGCACGCGAGAGCGTGGGCGTCAGCCTATGGGGCCACGATTTCTCCGTCGGGTTCAAGTGA
- the hsaA gene encoding 3-hydroxy-9,10-secoandrosta-1,3,5(10)-triene-9,17-dione monooxygenase oxygenase subunit, with product MTSIEQRDVQAVLAGIDELLPTLRERAQETEDLRKLPDANVKALEDIGFFRLLQPEQWGGLQCDPTVFYEAVRRLASACGSTGWVAGIIGVHNWHLALFDQQAQEDVWGEDTAVRISSSYAPMGAGVVTETGDGYIVNGSWNWSSGSDHASWAFLGGPVIKDGRPVDFGSFLIPRTEYQIDDVWHVVGLRGTGSNTIPIKDVFVPKHRFLSYKAMNDGTAGGYQTNTAPVYKMPWGTIHPTTISAPIVGMAYGAYEAHVEHQGKRVRAAFAGEKAKDDPFAKIRIAEAASDIDAAWRQLSGNVADEYALLVAGEEIPFELRARARRDQVRATGRAIASIDRLFEASGATALSNDAPVQRFWRDAHAGRVHAANDPERAYLIFGNNEFGLPPADTMV from the coding sequence GTGACATCCATTGAACAGCGTGACGTGCAGGCAGTTCTGGCCGGCATCGACGAACTGCTGCCGACGCTGCGTGAGCGCGCTCAGGAGACCGAGGATCTGCGCAAGCTGCCCGACGCGAACGTGAAGGCGCTGGAGGACATCGGGTTCTTCAGACTGCTGCAGCCCGAGCAGTGGGGTGGCCTGCAGTGCGACCCGACGGTGTTCTACGAGGCGGTCCGGCGGCTGGCCAGCGCCTGCGGTTCCACCGGTTGGGTGGCCGGCATCATCGGCGTCCACAACTGGCACCTGGCCCTGTTCGACCAGCAGGCCCAGGAAGACGTCTGGGGTGAGGACACCGCGGTGCGGATCTCCTCCTCCTACGCCCCGATGGGCGCCGGTGTGGTGACCGAGACCGGCGACGGCTACATCGTCAACGGCTCCTGGAACTGGTCCTCGGGCTCCGATCACGCCAGCTGGGCCTTCCTGGGCGGCCCGGTCATCAAGGACGGCCGGCCGGTCGACTTCGGCAGCTTCCTGATCCCGCGCACCGAGTACCAGATCGATGACGTGTGGCACGTGGTCGGCCTGCGCGGCACCGGCAGTAACACGATCCCGATCAAGGACGTGTTCGTGCCCAAGCACCGCTTCCTGTCCTACAAGGCGATGAACGACGGCACCGCCGGCGGCTACCAGACCAACACCGCTCCGGTGTACAAGATGCCTTGGGGCACAATCCATCCCACCACCATCTCGGCTCCGATCGTCGGCATGGCCTACGGCGCCTACGAGGCTCACGTCGAGCACCAGGGCAAGCGGGTGCGCGCCGCGTTCGCCGGTGAGAAGGCCAAGGACGATCCGTTCGCCAAGATCCGGATCGCCGAGGCTGCCAGCGACATCGACGCCGCCTGGCGTCAGCTGTCGGGCAATGTCGCCGACGAGTACGCCCTGCTGGTCGCCGGTGAGGAGATCCCCTTCGAGTTGCGGGCCCGGGCGCGGCGCGATCAGGTGCGTGCCACCGGCCGTGCGATCGCCTCGATCGACCGGCTGTTCGAGGCCTCGGGTGCCACCGCGCTGTCCAATGATGCTCCGGTGCAGCGGTTCTGGCGTGACGCGCACGCCGGCCGGGTGCACGCGGCCAACGATCCCGAGCGTGCCTACCTGATCTTCGGCAACAACGAGTTCGGCCTGCCCCCGGCCGACACCATGGTCTGA
- a CDS encoding acyl-CoA dehydrogenase: protein MAGASATITDEQFAARDLVRSWAAATDTAAAVRSGEDDADAWRSPFQGLAELGIFSVAVPEDKGGAGGTVEDLCAMVDEAAAALVPGPVATTALATLIVTDEAVLEALVSGERTAGAALDADLTLSGDSETGTVSGTAEYVLGADAAGVLLLPAGDRVVLVDASAAGVSIELLTATDFSLPLARVVLDSAPAQVLDVSPQRFSDIAATVLAAEAAGLARWTLQTATEYAKVREQFGKPIGSFQAVKHMCAEMLLRSEQISVSAADAARAVSESDDSQLSIAAAVAAAAGVGAAEANAKDCIQVLGGIGITWEHEAHLYLRRAYGISHALGGRRRWIRRVSALTQQGVRRELRIDLDSVADLRPEISAAVAEVAALPVEKRQVALAESGLLAPHWPRPYGRNASPAEQLLIDQELAAAEVVRPDLVIGWWAVPTILDHGSAAQIDRFVPGTLRGDVAWCQLFSEPGAGSDLAALRMKAVRAEGPNGEPGWKLTGQKVWTSAAQKAHWGVCLARTDADAPKHKGITYFLIDMLTPGIEIRPLREITGDELFNEVFFDDVFVPDDMVVGTVNDGWRLARTTLANERVAMAGGTALGNPMEELLQTLGAQPDVDPADLDRLGELILTAQVGSLLDQRIAQLAVSGQDTGAQASARKLIGVRYRQTLAEFRLELSDGGGVVRNREVHDFLNTRCLTIAGGTEQILLTVAGERLLGLPR from the coding sequence ATGGCCGGCGCATCTGCCACCATCACCGACGAGCAGTTTGCCGCCCGCGACCTGGTACGGAGCTGGGCTGCCGCAACCGACACCGCCGCGGCGGTCCGATCCGGTGAAGATGATGCCGATGCCTGGCGCAGTCCCTTTCAGGGTCTCGCCGAACTGGGGATCTTCAGCGTTGCCGTGCCGGAGGACAAGGGCGGGGCCGGCGGCACGGTCGAGGACCTGTGCGCCATGGTCGACGAGGCCGCCGCCGCGCTGGTGCCCGGTCCGGTGGCCACCACGGCACTGGCCACCCTGATCGTCACCGACGAGGCCGTACTGGAGGCACTGGTATCGGGTGAGCGCACCGCCGGTGCGGCGCTGGACGCGGACCTGACGCTGTCCGGTGACTCCGAAACCGGCACCGTCTCGGGCACCGCCGAGTACGTCCTGGGCGCCGACGCCGCCGGGGTCCTGCTGCTGCCTGCCGGGGACCGCGTGGTGCTGGTCGACGCGAGTGCCGCAGGGGTGAGCATCGAACTGCTCACCGCCACCGACTTCTCGCTGCCGCTGGCCCGGGTCGTGCTCGATTCCGCACCCGCGCAGGTGCTCGACGTCTCGCCGCAGCGGTTCTCCGACATCGCCGCCACCGTGTTGGCCGCCGAGGCCGCCGGGTTGGCCCGCTGGACCCTGCAGACCGCGACTGAGTACGCCAAGGTGCGCGAGCAGTTCGGCAAGCCGATCGGTAGCTTCCAGGCCGTCAAGCACATGTGTGCCGAGATGCTGTTGCGCTCGGAGCAGATCTCGGTGTCGGCCGCCGATGCGGCGCGTGCGGTGTCGGAGTCCGATGATTCCCAGCTGTCGATCGCTGCCGCTGTGGCGGCCGCCGCGGGCGTCGGCGCGGCCGAGGCCAACGCCAAGGACTGCATCCAGGTGCTCGGCGGTATCGGTATCACCTGGGAACACGAGGCGCATCTGTATCTGCGTCGCGCGTACGGGATTTCGCATGCACTCGGTGGCCGGCGTCGGTGGATCCGCCGGGTCTCCGCACTGACCCAGCAGGGTGTGCGTCGTGAACTTCGGATCGACCTGGACTCGGTGGCCGACCTGCGTCCGGAGATCAGTGCCGCGGTGGCCGAGGTGGCCGCGTTGCCGGTGGAAAAGCGGCAGGTGGCCCTGGCCGAGTCCGGTCTGTTGGCCCCGCACTGGCCACGTCCCTACGGGCGCAACGCATCTCCCGCCGAGCAGCTGCTGATCGATCAGGAGCTTGCCGCAGCCGAGGTGGTGCGCCCGGATCTGGTGATCGGGTGGTGGGCAGTGCCGACCATCCTGGACCACGGCAGCGCGGCACAGATCGACCGGTTCGTGCCGGGCACCCTGCGTGGTGACGTGGCCTGGTGCCAGCTGTTCTCCGAGCCGGGCGCCGGGTCGGACCTGGCTGCGCTGCGCATGAAAGCTGTTCGCGCCGAAGGTCCGAACGGTGAGCCGGGGTGGAAGCTGACCGGCCAGAAGGTGTGGACCTCGGCGGCGCAGAAGGCGCACTGGGGCGTGTGCCTGGCGCGCACCGACGCCGACGCCCCGAAACACAAAGGCATCACCTACTTCCTGATCGACATGTTGACGCCGGGCATCGAGATCCGCCCGCTGCGGGAGATCACCGGTGACGAACTGTTCAACGAGGTGTTCTTCGACGACGTGTTCGTGCCCGACGACATGGTGGTGGGCACCGTCAACGACGGCTGGCGGTTGGCCCGCACCACGCTGGCCAACGAGCGGGTGGCGATGGCCGGCGGTACAGCACTGGGCAATCCGATGGAGGAACTGCTGCAGACCCTCGGCGCGCAGCCGGATGTCGACCCGGCCGATCTGGACCGCCTCGGCGAATTGATCCTGACGGCCCAGGTGGGGTCACTGCTGGACCAGCGGATCGCACAGTTGGCGGTCAGCGGCCAGGACACCGGTGCACAGGCCAGCGCGCGGAAGCTGATCGGCGTGCGTTATCGCCAGACGCTGGCGGAGTTCCGGCTGGAGCTGTCCGATGGCGGGGGCGTGGTACGCAACCGCGAGGTGCACGATTTCCTCAACACGCGCTGCCTGACGATCGCCGGCGGCACCGAGCAGATCCTGCTGACCGTTGCCGGTGAGCGCCTGCTCGGGCTGCCGCGCTAA
- a CDS encoding ferredoxin--NADP reductase, translated as MTDEPLGSHVLELQVSAVIEETADARSIVFSVPDGPGDPAIPSERLRYSPGQFLTLRVPSDRTGSVARCYSLSSSPVTDDQLTVTVKRTADGYASNWLCDNAHAGMKMHVLAPSGTFVPRNLDTDFLLLAAGSGITPMMAICKSALAEGTGNVVLVYANRDENSVIFGATLRELAAKYPDRFTVVHWLETVQGLPSAAALAALVAPYSTREAFICGPGPFMAAAEQALQQAGAADERIHIEVFKSLDSDPFAAVVIEEDDSDEGPATAIVTLDGATHEVRWPRSATLLDVLLDKGLDAPFSCREGHCGACAVLKKSGDVEMKINDVLEPSDLEEGLILGCQARPVSDSVEVTYDE; from the coding sequence GTGACCGATGAGCCACTGGGCAGCCATGTGCTCGAACTGCAGGTCAGCGCAGTCATCGAGGAGACTGCCGACGCACGGTCGATCGTGTTCTCCGTACCCGATGGTCCAGGAGATCCCGCGATCCCTTCCGAAAGGCTCCGCTACTCCCCTGGCCAGTTCCTGACCCTGCGCGTGCCGAGCGACCGCACCGGCTCGGTGGCGCGCTGCTATTCGCTGTCCAGCTCGCCGGTCACCGATGACCAGCTGACCGTCACGGTCAAACGGACCGCCGACGGCTACGCGTCGAATTGGCTGTGCGACAACGCGCACGCCGGGATGAAGATGCACGTGCTGGCCCCGTCGGGGACGTTCGTGCCACGCAACCTCGACACCGACTTCCTCCTGCTGGCCGCCGGCAGCGGCATCACCCCGATGATGGCGATCTGCAAGTCGGCGCTCGCCGAGGGCACCGGCAACGTCGTCCTGGTCTACGCCAACCGCGACGAGAACTCGGTGATCTTCGGAGCGACCCTGCGCGAACTGGCCGCCAAGTACCCCGACCGGTTCACCGTCGTGCACTGGCTGGAGACCGTGCAAGGCCTGCCCAGCGCCGCCGCACTGGCCGCGCTCGTCGCGCCCTACTCCACTCGCGAGGCCTTCATCTGCGGGCCCGGACCGTTCATGGCCGCTGCCGAGCAGGCGCTGCAGCAGGCCGGCGCCGCCGACGAGCGCATCCACATCGAGGTGTTCAAGTCGCTGGATTCCGACCCGTTCGCCGCCGTGGTCATCGAAGAAGACGACAGTGACGAGGGCCCCGCCACCGCGATCGTCACCCTGGACGGCGCCACCCATGAGGTCCGGTGGCCACGGTCGGCCACACTGCTCGACGTCCTGTTGGACAAGGGCCTGGACGCCCCGTTCTCCTGCCGCGAAGGTCATTGCGGCGCCTGTGCGGTGCTCAAGAAGTCCGGGGACGTCGAAATGAAGATCAACGACGTACTCGAACCGTCCGATCTGGAAGAGGGCCTGATCCTGGGCTGTCAGGCCAGACCGGTGTCGGATTCAGTCGAAGTCACCTACGACGAGTAA